The Desulfovibrio sp. JC010 genome includes the window CACTTTAAGGTTCGTGATTCGTATTTACCCGTGGATTGTGTGGTTATTAATGATAATGATTCCATGTTGGGGAATCACAAGATTGAAATTGTGGTGGCTTTTTTCGTAATTTTTGTTCTTCTTATTTTTTCAATCGCCTTATCTACAGCTTATATTAAATTGCGTAAGACTCAGGAGCTTGTCCGTGAAAGCCGGGAGAGATTTGAGCTGGCCATGGCTGCAAATAAGGACGGGGTCTGGGATTGGAATATTGCGACAGATGAAGTTTATTACAGCCCCGGCTATAAGGCCATGCTCGGATATGGCGATGATGAATTTCCTGAGCATGTTGATACATGGACTGACCTTATTCATGTTGAAGACCGGGAGCACGCATACAGCCAGAACAAAAAATGTATTGATAATGAATTAGAAAATTTTGAAGTTGAATTCCGCATGCAGAACAGAGACGGAAGCTGGCTCTGGATTCTGGGACGCGGTAATGCCGTGGAAAGGGATGAGAACGGTCAGGCTCTGCGGATGATCGGTACTCATACCGATATTACCGAGCTGAAAAGTTCTCTTGAGGAGATCCGGCACCTGCGCAATCAGCTGAAGAGTATTATTGATTCCATGCCGTTTGTTCTTGTGGGGCTTAATGGGGAAGGGCGGGTTACCCGCTGGAATAGGAAAGCCTCGGAAGTTGCCGGAATTGCAGATGAGCAGGCCATTGGCAAACAGGTTGAAGAGGTTTTCCCGAGGCTTTCACCTTATATGGAGCAGGTCGGTGAAGTTCTGCAGAGTCGTGAAGTGTGGAAGGATCCCCGGATTGCGCACAAGCAGAACGGAAATGTTTCATACGATGACATCCGCATTTATCCCATGCTTGCAGGGGAGCAGCATGGGGTTGTGGTCCAGATAGAAGATGTTACGGAGCGTGTCAGGCTGGAAGATATGCTGGTCCAGAATGAAAAAATGCTTTCTGTTGGTGGACTGGCGGCAGGCATGGCTCATGAGATCAACAACCCGTTGGGAGCGATCTCTCAGGGGGCACAGAATGTCAGAAGACGAACTCTAGGCAATTTAAAAGAAAATTACCGGGTTGCAGAGAGCAGGAATATCAATATTGATGACCTGCACGGTTATCTTGAAGACAGGGATATTCCACGGATTCTGGACAGCATCACTGCCGCGGTTACGCGTGCGGGAAATATTGTCAGCAATATGCTCAGCTTCAGCCGTAAAAACAAAGATAATTTTACTGATTATGACCTTTCAGCCCTGCTTGAGAAGACTATTGATCTTGCCGGAAACGAATATGATCTTTCCACCAAGTATGATTTTAAAAAGATCGATATTGTACGTGAATATGCCGCTGATCTTTCCAAGGTTTTTTGCGAGGGCAGTGAAATACAGCAGGTTTTCCTGAATCTGCTGAAGAACGGTTCTCAGTCTATGATCCACAAGGATTATGCAGACGAGAGGCCCCGGTTTATACTACGCACCTATTCGAATGATGATTATGTTTCAGTCGAAATTGAAGATAACGGAAAGGGCATAGATAAAGAAATTCAGAAGCGTATTTTTGAGCCGTTTTTTACCACCAAACGAGTAGGAGACGGGACCGGACTGGGGCTGGCGATTTCGTATTTTATCATAACCGATCTGCATAAAGGAAAAATGGAAGTCTATTCTTCGCCGGGAAATTGGACAAAGTTTGTTATTTCTTTGCCTGTAGAGAGAAGTGGTTCAGCCTGATTTTTTGCGTATAATGCAATTAATAAGCGTTTCCGGTTTGACAAAACAGATGCAGGTATTATTTCATCTTTCTATGGGGTTATCATTTAATTTAATGATGACCGCACTTTTTAAAAATTAATCGTCGTGTTATTAATTTAACTGACATTTCAACATAACTTTTTTACCTGATTTGGTGACTGAGCCTGTGAACGGACGGAGTGTTTGTTCTCTTTTGGTTTAAAGATGTTTCCGGGTTAAAAGCAGGAGGATAAATGTCGTCCACAACATTTGAAGGTGGCAATCCATCCACTGAACAGAATATTCTGCCAATGATGTCCCTGCGGGAAGTTGTCATGTTCCCGCGTTCCATAGTGCCGCTCTTCGTCGGCCGAGAATCTTCCATCAAAGCGATTGAAGAGGCCATTTCCGATTACGATAAAAAGATTTTTCTCGTCACTCAGGAATTTCCCGAAAAAGAAAAGCCCGAACCGGAAGACCTTTTCCGGGTGGGTACTGTCAGCAAAATCCTGCAGATGCTCAGGCTCCCTGACGGCACTATCAAGGTGTTGTTTGAGGGCATGTACCGTGCGTGCTGGAATCCTGAATCAGATGATGTTGTTTTCGGTGAGAATTTCCCGCTGGTAACTCTCGACCGGGTGGATGACCTGCCTGCTGAAGAACACACCACTGAAGCATTGGTGCGTTCCGTTCACGAAGCTCTTGAAAAATTCGGCAAGGTGAACAAGAAGATCGCCCCGGAGACCATTCTGGCTGTTTCCACCATTCGTGAGGCCGGTAAACTGGCCGATTCAATCATGCCCCATCTTAAGGTGGAATTTCTTAAGAAGCAGTCGATTCTTGAAATGGTTGATCCCATTGAAAGGCTGGAAGCGGTTTATGAGCTTCTGCTTGGTGAAATTGAAATCGTGTCTATTGAAAAGCGGGTTAAGAACCGTGTCAAAGGACAGATGGAAAAGAACCAGCGTGAATATTATCTCAATGAGCAGCTCAAGGCCATTAACAAGGAAATGGGTCGCGAGGATGATCCTCAGGCTGAAGCCCATGAACTTGAAGAGCAGCTCAATGAAAAGAACATGGAAGAAGAATCCCGCGAACGTGTACGCAAGGAGATCAAGAAGCTGCGCCAGATGGCTCCTTCCTCCGCTGAATACACCGTTGTCCGCAACTATGTGGACTGGGTTATGGAGCTTCCATGGAATAAATACAAAAAGACCAAGCTTGATATAGCTGAAGCCCGCAAAATTCTGGATGAAGATCATTATGGACTTGAAAAGCCCAAGGAGCGTATCCTTGAGTACATGGCTGTGCAGGCTCTGGTTGATACCATTAAAGGCCCCATTCTCTGTTTTGCCGGCCCTCCCGGCGTAGGTAAAACCTCCATCGCCCGCTCCATTGCCCGGGCCATGGGGCGTGAATTCGTGCGCCTTTCTCTGGGCGGCGTTCGTGATGAGGCTGAAATCAGAGGGCACAGGCGTACTTACGTTGGCGCACTTCCCGGTAAGATTATCCAGTCTATGAGGCGTTGCGAATACAGCAACCCGGTCATCTGTCTTGATGAGGTGGATAAGATGAGCACCGACTTCAGGGGTGATCCTTCTGCGGCTCTCCTTGAAGTACTTGATCCGGAGCAGAACGGTACCTTCAATGATCATTATCTTGATCTTGATTACGATCTTTCCAAGGTCTTTTTCATTACCACTGCAAATGATCTGCATTCCATTCCGCTGCCCCTGCAGGACAGAATGGAGATTATCAAGCTGCCCGGCTACCTTGAAACTGAAAAGATGCATATTGCCAAGGATTTTCTGCTGCCCAAGCAGGTTGGTGAACATGGCCTCAAGGACGGCAATCTCGCCATTTCCGATAACGCCATGACCGACATTATCCGCACCTACACCCGCGAAGCCGGGGTTCGTAACCTTGAGCGCGAATTGGCTAAGGTCTGTAGAAAGACCGCTATGCAGATCGTGGAATCAGGTGACAAGGAAAAGAATGTACACGTGACTACTGCAAACCTGAGTAAGATTCTCGGTGTGCATAAATTCCGCTTCGGTGCCAGTGAAGATAAATCACTTGTGGGTGTTGCCACCGGACTTGCCTATACTCAGGTGGGCGGGGAAATGCTCATGGTGGAAGTTGTGCTCATGCCAGGTAAGGGCAAGGTGGTTATTACCGGCAAGCTCGGTGATGTCATGCAGGAGTCCGCACAGGCCGCACTCTCGTACATCCGTTCCCGTTCCGATCTGTTCGGGTTGAAAGCGGATTTTCATGAGAAGATCGATATCCATGTGCATGTGCCTGAAGGTGCCACTCCCAAGGACGGACCTTCTGCCGGGATCACTCTGTGTACCGCAATCGCTTCCGCCTTCCTGAATGTCCCGGTGCGCCATGATCTGGCCATGACCGGGGAAATCACCCTGCGCGGGCGGGTTCTGCCTATCGGCGGACTTCGTGAAAAGCTGCTGGCCGCACACAGGGGGCTTTCCAAGACTGTGCTTATTCCCATCGACAACAAGAAGGACCTCAAGGATGTGCCCGATGCAATCCTTAAGGATCTTGAAATTATCCCGGTGGAAAGCATGGACGAAGTTCTCAGCTGTGCTTTGGACAACCTTACTGCAGAAGAGTTGTTCCGCGGCCGTGACAGCGCCACTCCTATTGCGCTTAACCTGATCAAGGAAGAATATCAGGCTCAGCCGCATTAAGCAGGCAAGTAAATTAGAAATACTAAAAGGATGTCCCGTTTCGGGGCATCCTTTTTTATTTGTATGATTATTGAACAGCCCGGTTACATACCGGAGCGGGTTTGTGTTATGGTTAAGTATGGGGAGTCGTTATCGAATATATGAGGAGCAGATATTTGCGCACAGGATACGGCAGGGGCTGACGTTTCTTTTCGTCGTTCTTTTTATATTGATGATTTATATCTGTTCCGATGCTTCAGGGCATAATGATCTTAATAAAATCCTGCATGAGTCCATAGCTGAGTTAAATATTCCCGGAGCGGTGATGGTTGTAGAGACACCGGAGGGCATGGTCTGGACATACAAGGCCGGGGTCCGCAGGGTCGGCAGTCATAAACCCATGAACCATAATTTGAAGTTTCGCATTGGCAGCATTACCAAAACGTATGTTTCTTCACTTACCCTTATGCTTGTTCAGGAAGGAAAGATCGGACTCGATAGCGAAGTACATAAGATATTACCGGAGGTGTTTCCAGAAGACAGCCGGATTACAATTCGTCACTTGCTTCAGATGAGGAGCAATCTGGGGAATTTTACCGAGGATAAAGAATTCTTGAAGCTGTTTCGGGAAAGACCGTGGATGCACTGGAGCCCTGAGCATTTATTGAAATTCGGTATTTGGGGGCTGCATGATTCCGGTAGGAAGTTTGAATATAATAATTCCAATTATGTCTTGTTGGGGCTGGTTATTCAGAAAGTGACCGGGGATAGTTTTGAAAATTAGGTTTTTGAACGGATTTTGAAGCCCTTGAAATTGAAGAATACTTCCTTTCCGGTAAAGAGTGCCCATATTTCCGAGCCTTATGCCAGAGGGCATGATTTTAATCCCCAGACCGGAAAGATTAAGGATTTGAGTTTGAAGATTAATCCTTCATGGGCATGGTGTTCCGGAAACGGCGTTTCTACCGCTGCGGATGTTCTGGTTTGGATCAAAGCGTATTTAAACGGATTCGGGATTTCTGATGAATTGCTTAAGGAGCAGATGGAGTTCCTTCCGGTTACATATGACGGTATTTCGTACGGTCTCGGTGTGATGAATAAACGCAGCGCAGTGGGGCACAATGGCAATTTTGCCGGGATTTATACCGCTGTAGCCTACAGGTACAAGGGATACTTAATAGTTATCCTGACCAACGGTCAGAATAGCGGGGGTGGGCGTAAGGCAACGGCGGAATCCGTCTTCTGGCGGATTATTGCGAAATCTGCCCTGTTCAGTAATCATTAAAAGCTGAAGCTGAATCCCAGACCTAGCCCCATGGTTTGGGATGGATCATCGCGGCCTTCAAGGTTGTTTCGATAGTTGTCTTCAAGTCCGAAGACAAGGTTTGTAGAAATATTTTCACTTATGTCCAGCCCGTTTAAAATGTCGCTGAAAGACATTTCTTTTTCTGCGGCAACAATTGTGTGTTTTTCGTTTTTTTTATCTGCCTTGTAGCCGAAATCTCCGGCATGCGCATTTGTTACCCCAAAAAATAACAGTGCGGTAGTTATGACGATTGATTTCCACATTTTCCACCTTCCCGTTTATGTGCGGAAATTTTATCCCCTCGTTGTATGAATTTACAAGATACGGGCCATTTTTATCTAGTTTCAATAATTCAGGTGGATGTTTAAAGATCAAATCATATGTTTTTGCAGTAGCTGGGAAAAATAATCGATTATTCAAAACTGATTGACACATAAATCCACAAAAGCTAGCAGTGTTACATATTTGAGATTCATAAAACCAATTGAGAATGAAATGCGAGGTTGTTAGTTGTGAGTGTGGATAAAATTAGAATTGTGGCTAAGTTGAGTGGGGCGTTTATCTTGAGCGCGATTGCTGTCTTGGTTCTGAGCACCCAAAGTATGGCCGGAACCAAAAGAGTTACGGACATGCGCGGCAAGATGGTTGAAATTCCTGATTCCCCGCAGCGGGTAGTGACACTTGATGATGGATTCAGTGCCGGAGTTATGACGGTTCTTGGGGTACAGGATCGTATTGTCGCTCTTGGTTCGCATTGTCCTGTCAAGATTTTCAAATATTTTTATCCCACGGTTTCCGGTGAAGAATACACCTATATGAACGGCACCAACCCGGTCAGCTTTTTAAATCCGTGGCTGCGTGAAATTCCTTATATGTCCACCTATGGGAAGACCATAAATTTTGAAGAATTGGCTAAACTACAGCCGGATTTGGTCTTTCTGCGGGTCGGTTCCTGTTATGCCAAGTCTTCCAAGAGCAAAAGTGAAGCTCTTAAACGGCATATTCAGATGATCGAAGCACTCGGAATTCCGCTGGTAGTGCTAAATGGTCCCCCGGCATTCTGTTCTCCCGATATTAAAAATATCAGTGATGAAATCCGGGTTGTGGGTGAAGTTTTCGGTAAAGAGAAAAAAGCGCAAGAGCTGGCCGAGTATCTGGAAAGTATAGTGAAGATGGTTCGCAAACGGACTGCGGCGGTATCTGAAGAGCAGAGGCCGAGTGTACTGCTGTTCGGACTCAGTCCCAAAGCACGTGGTGAAGGCGGGGCCGGTACCACTCACGGCAAAGACACCATTGAATCATATTTTCTGGAGAACATAGTCAAAGCCCGGAATGCCTATACCGGCGGTGGAAGCTTTTCTGTGGTGAATACTGAACAGGTCTTCTCCATGGACCCTGATGTTATCGTTCTGCCCACGGCGTGGGGCTACCATCCTCCCAAAGAGCTTTACACCGCTCCATACTACACCCGGCTTTCGGGGTTGAAGGCTGTGAAAAACCGCAGGGTAGTGGCTTTGCCGTGGACACCCTGCAATTGCGCCAAACGCATTGAGTACCCTATTGAAATAATGATCATGGCAAAAGCCTGCCATCCTGATTTGTTCAAGGATATAAAGATCAGCGAATGGGTGCTGGAATTTTATAAAAATGTTTATGGAGTGGATGAGTCCACAGCCAAAGGGCTGCGTTCCACGCAGTGGCTGGACTGGACCGTGGAAGAAGGCTGGTAAGCCGTTATGACAGGCTCGTATTCAGCAGTTGCAGACAGCGGGGAGGTTGCTCCCCCTGTCTGCGACTTCAAAGAAGGGCGCAAAGGTGCCATTGTCGGCGGGTTGTTTATCTGTCTGCTGCTGGCAATTGCCGGTTCAGCTGTGGTTGGCCCATTCGGTTTGAATATCAGTGATGTGCTGAATGTTCTGGCAGCCCATCTTCTGCCCGGCAGTGATGTTTCATCAGTAAGCAAGCTGCATAATACCGTGGTCTGGGATATCCGCATGCCACGTATTTTATTGGCTGCCGGGGTAGGGGCGGCCCTTGCTGTTTCCGGTGGAGTTTTTCAGGGGTGTTTTAAAAATCCATTGGTTGAGCCGTATATCCTGGGGGCATCTTCCGGGGCTGCGTTCGGGGCTGCACTGGCAATTGTTCTGCCGACATTTTTATTTTCCCTGCAACTTTCCGCATTCATCTTTTCGCTGGTGGCTGTTTTCGGGGCTTACGGCTTGGCCCGTGTGCGCGGAGAGACGCCCATTGTGACTTTGATTCTGGCCGGGGTGATAGTCGGGGCATTGTTTTCGGCCATGCTTTCGATCATCAAATATCTTGCCGCTGATGCAGCCCTGCGCGAAATCGTATTCTGGCTCATGGGCGGTTTTTATTATGCGGTATGGAAGGATGTAGAGCTGGTGCTGCCGTTGGTTCTGGGTATAAGTTTTTTGCTGCTTACCATGAGCTGGAAGCTGAACATCATTTCCATGGGTGATGAAGAAGCCCGAACATTGGGTATTAATCCCGAATTTTATAAGTCAGTATTCATTCTGCTGGCCACCCTGATGACTGCGCTTTCTGTTTCCGTGGTCGGGATTATCGCCTGGGTCGGTCTGATGATGCCCCATGCTGCACGGATGATTATCGGCCCGGATCACCGATTCATGCTTCCTGCGGCTGCGATCATGGGCAGTATGTATCTGGTCCTGTGTGATACTCTGGCCCGTAACCTGACTACATCGGAAATTCCGGTGGGAATAATCGCTTCAATACTTGGAGCACCATATCTTATTTACCTGTTGCGGAGTAAAGGCAAATCCGCTTTCGGAGGATGACCATGCTGAAAGTTGATAACCTGTCTTTTGAATACAGCAACGGCTTCAGGGTGCTTGAGGACATCAGTTTCAGTGTGTCAAAGGGTGAAATCTGCGGGCTGTTCGGCCCCAACGGATGCGGAAAGACCACTCTTTTCAAATGCTGTCTCAGGTTTTTAAAAAACAGCTCCGGTAATATTTATATGAATGGTCGTGATGTTGCCGGTGAGTCCATACGTTCCATGGCCAAGATGGTCTCGTATGTGCCGCAGGAGCATAAACCGCCGTTTCCATACCTGGTCAAGGATGTGGTGCTCATGGGCCGCACTCCCCATATTTCCGGTTTTTTCGGTGTATCGGATTTTCATAAACGCAAGGCGCATGAAGCCATGGAATTAATCGAGGTAAGTGATCTTGCTGACGAACCGTATAACCGGCTAAGCGGCGGTCAGCGTCAGTTGGTGCTTATTGCGCGGGCAGTGGCGCAGGAAACTCCGCTGCTGTTTCTCGATGAACCTACATCTGCTTTGGATTTCAGCAACCAGTTAAAAGTGTTGAATATACTCAGGCAGATTGCCGACAGCGGAACAACTATAGTTGCCTGTACCCATGACCCTAACCATGTGCTATGGTTTTGCGACAGTGTTGTGGTGCTCGGCAAGCAGCGGTTTGTGACCAAAGGCAACCCCTCTGAAATCTTTTGCGACAGCATACTTGATGAGATTTATGAGGATGTTTGCAGGGTGCGTGAAGTAGAATCCACCAGAATGGTTTTGCCTCGGCATGTTTGCTCTTCATAAGAGAATGTTATTAATTAAGTTTTCAAATTCGAAATCTTTTTCTTTCGTTTTTGGTTAAATTTGTCGGTCAAAAGATCAATTGTTTTCAATTTAGGCTAAATTGTTCTTTTTTATGCGATAAGGATTATTGTATTTTTATAATAATTTCATTTTGGTTTAATCCAAAAAATAAGCGCAATTCTAGAATGTTACAATTGTGTTACGATGTGTTCTCGTTATTCTCTCTCAAAACCCCCATTGACATAGTTTCCAATCGTTCTAAGGTGAACTAAATTTTTGCGAAAAGCAGGAATTCATGTTTATTGCCAAGGTTTTTGGAAGGTCTCCGTTTGGAGCGGGAGGATATAATCAAATGCGGGTTGATCCTCCCTCAATCATACCATTAACTGAACGTAATGTTGGATTGCGAACATTTTATGCAAGTACGGTTTGGAGTGATGCCGTAAATGCATAAAATAAGCATCAAGGCTTCATGTCGGGGGTGTGTTCCGGCATGCGCATAACTTAAAACGGAAGGAATGTGATTATGTTAAAAAGGATTGTTCGTCCGGTGGTGTTGGCGATCTGTCTGGCAATGGTTGCGGCTACTGCTTTTGCTGCTCCCAAGTATGTATTTTATTTCATCGGTGACGGTCTTGGCCCCACCCAGCGTATGGCTGCCGAGCTGTACAACAAACAGGAAAAGAATGACGCTGAAGCCAAGCTGGTTATGAATACTTTTCCCAATGCCGCGCTTGTTACTACCTATTCTGATAACACTCTGATTACTGACTCCGCAGCAGGTGGAACTGCGCTGGCTTGCGGTTACAAGACTACCAACGGTTACCTCGGCAAGTTGCCCGACGGAACTGACGTTAAGTCCATTGCCGAAGCTGCTCAGGAAAAAGGGTACGCCGTAGGTATCGTTACCTCCACCCGTCTGACCCACGCTACTCCGGCTTCTTTCTCCGCTCATAACCCCGACCGTAACGCTGCTAACGCCATTGCTGTTGATCAGTCTGATTCCGGCTTTGATTTCTTTGCTGGCGGCGGCTACCGTCATTTCGTGGCCAAAGACAACGCACAGGGCCTCAAGTCCAAGCGTAAGGACGACAAAGATGTTGTAAAGATGTTTGCAGATCAGGGCTACAAAACTTTCGTAGGTGATTCCACCCGCGATGCTTTCCGTGCTTACAAGCCTAAGAAAGGCGAAAAAGTTTTCGCAGCTTTGACCTACAGCCATCTTCCTTACGAAGTTGAGCGTCGCAACAGCAAACTCACCGAAAACAAGCTGCCTTCTCTCGTTGAGCTGACTGAGAAAGCTATCCAGACTCTGGACGCTCAGCAGAAGCCTTTCTTTCTGATGGTCGAAGGCGGACGTATTGACCACGCAGCACACGCCCATGATCCGGCTTCCACCATTCTGGACACCATTGCCATGGACGAAGCTGTTGCTGCTGCTTATGAATTCTACAAAAAACACCCTGAAGAAACCCTGATCGTTACCGCTGCCGACCACGAAACCGGCGGTGTCGGCCTTGGTATCTCCATGGACTCCAAAGGTTACTTTCTGAACCTCAAATGTCTGGAAAAAGTCCGTGTTTCCGCTGAAGATAATCTGAATAAATACTACAACAAGCTGGCTAAGAAAGAGTCTGACCTGAAAAAACGTCACGCTGCTTTCATCGCCTATGTTGAAAAACAGTGGGGTCTGACCGACCGCACTGCATCTGAAGAC containing:
- a CDS encoding PAS domain-containing protein; translated protein: MNKKNLTAFKNLLKLKLDGLDRYEVVVTSDDNALNFALENKQELFSGIPVVFCGVNNQAKARSLNDNDEFTGVIESVSMQETIDSIIDLFPKTTVVYSIVDSTPGGKGDLKFLGSLESEFSDLEFDVLSLEKMSWAELGESLAALPDDSAVLLLSAYRDKFGFSKSFEDALQGILKRCKRPVFHLYEHGLGAGLVGGKVISHYEQGAIAARLALDIMNGKAVRDISVVEGVDANKFVFDRNALNHFKVRDSYLPVDCVVINDNDSMLGNHKIEIVVAFFVIFVLLIFSIALSTAYIKLRKTQELVRESRERFELAMAANKDGVWDWNIATDEVYYSPGYKAMLGYGDDEFPEHVDTWTDLIHVEDREHAYSQNKKCIDNELENFEVEFRMQNRDGSWLWILGRGNAVERDENGQALRMIGTHTDITELKSSLEEIRHLRNQLKSIIDSMPFVLVGLNGEGRVTRWNRKASEVAGIADEQAIGKQVEEVFPRLSPYMEQVGEVLQSREVWKDPRIAHKQNGNVSYDDIRIYPMLAGEQHGVVVQIEDVTERVRLEDMLVQNEKMLSVGGLAAGMAHEINNPLGAISQGAQNVRRRTLGNLKENYRVAESRNINIDDLHGYLEDRDIPRILDSITAAVTRAGNIVSNMLSFSRKNKDNFTDYDLSALLEKTIDLAGNEYDLSTKYDFKKIDIVREYAADLSKVFCEGSEIQQVFLNLLKNGSQSMIHKDYADERPRFILRTYSNDDYVSVEIEDNGKGIDKEIQKRIFEPFFTTKRVGDGTGLGLAISYFIITDLHKGKMEVYSSPGNWTKFVISLPVERSGSA
- the lon gene encoding endopeptidase La; this encodes MSSTTFEGGNPSTEQNILPMMSLREVVMFPRSIVPLFVGRESSIKAIEEAISDYDKKIFLVTQEFPEKEKPEPEDLFRVGTVSKILQMLRLPDGTIKVLFEGMYRACWNPESDDVVFGENFPLVTLDRVDDLPAEEHTTEALVRSVHEALEKFGKVNKKIAPETILAVSTIREAGKLADSIMPHLKVEFLKKQSILEMVDPIERLEAVYELLLGEIEIVSIEKRVKNRVKGQMEKNQREYYLNEQLKAINKEMGREDDPQAEAHELEEQLNEKNMEEESRERVRKEIKKLRQMAPSSAEYTVVRNYVDWVMELPWNKYKKTKLDIAEARKILDEDHYGLEKPKERILEYMAVQALVDTIKGPILCFAGPPGVGKTSIARSIARAMGREFVRLSLGGVRDEAEIRGHRRTYVGALPGKIIQSMRRCEYSNPVICLDEVDKMSTDFRGDPSAALLEVLDPEQNGTFNDHYLDLDYDLSKVFFITTANDLHSIPLPLQDRMEIIKLPGYLETEKMHIAKDFLLPKQVGEHGLKDGNLAISDNAMTDIIRTYTREAGVRNLERELAKVCRKTAMQIVESGDKEKNVHVTTANLSKILGVHKFRFGASEDKSLVGVATGLAYTQVGGEMLMVEVVLMPGKGKVVITGKLGDVMQESAQAALSYIRSRSDLFGLKADFHEKIDIHVHVPEGATPKDGPSAGITLCTAIASAFLNVPVRHDLAMTGEITLRGRVLPIGGLREKLLAAHRGLSKTVLIPIDNKKDLKDVPDAILKDLEIIPVESMDEVLSCALDNLTAEELFRGRDSATPIALNLIKEEYQAQPH
- a CDS encoding ABC transporter substrate-binding protein; its protein translation is MAGTKRVTDMRGKMVEIPDSPQRVVTLDDGFSAGVMTVLGVQDRIVALGSHCPVKIFKYFYPTVSGEEYTYMNGTNPVSFLNPWLREIPYMSTYGKTINFEELAKLQPDLVFLRVGSCYAKSSKSKSEALKRHIQMIEALGIPLVVLNGPPAFCSPDIKNISDEIRVVGEVFGKEKKAQELAEYLESIVKMVRKRTAAVSEEQRPSVLLFGLSPKARGEGGAGTTHGKDTIESYFLENIVKARNAYTGGGSFSVVNTEQVFSMDPDVIVLPTAWGYHPPKELYTAPYYTRLSGLKAVKNRRVVALPWTPCNCAKRIEYPIEIMIMAKACHPDLFKDIKISEWVLEFYKNVYGVDESTAKGLRSTQWLDWTVEEGW
- a CDS encoding iron ABC transporter permease, with the translated sequence MTGSYSAVADSGEVAPPVCDFKEGRKGAIVGGLFICLLLAIAGSAVVGPFGLNISDVLNVLAAHLLPGSDVSSVSKLHNTVVWDIRMPRILLAAGVGAALAVSGGVFQGCFKNPLVEPYILGASSGAAFGAALAIVLPTFLFSLQLSAFIFSLVAVFGAYGLARVRGETPIVTLILAGVIVGALFSAMLSIIKYLAADAALREIVFWLMGGFYYAVWKDVELVLPLVLGISFLLLTMSWKLNIISMGDEEARTLGINPEFYKSVFILLATLMTALSVSVVGIIAWVGLMMPHAARMIIGPDHRFMLPAAAIMGSMYLVLCDTLARNLTTSEIPVGIIASILGAPYLIYLLRSKGKSAFGG
- a CDS encoding ABC transporter ATP-binding protein — protein: MLKVDNLSFEYSNGFRVLEDISFSVSKGEICGLFGPNGCGKTTLFKCCLRFLKNSSGNIYMNGRDVAGESIRSMAKMVSYVPQEHKPPFPYLVKDVVLMGRTPHISGFFGVSDFHKRKAHEAMELIEVSDLADEPYNRLSGGQRQLVLIARAVAQETPLLFLDEPTSALDFSNQLKVLNILRQIADSGTTIVACTHDPNHVLWFCDSVVVLGKQRFVTKGNPSEIFCDSILDEIYEDVCRVREVESTRMVLPRHVCSS
- a CDS encoding alkaline phosphatase, which codes for MLKRIVRPVVLAICLAMVAATAFAAPKYVFYFIGDGLGPTQRMAAELYNKQEKNDAEAKLVMNTFPNAALVTTYSDNTLITDSAAGGTALACGYKTTNGYLGKLPDGTDVKSIAEAAQEKGYAVGIVTSTRLTHATPASFSAHNPDRNAANAIAVDQSDSGFDFFAGGGYRHFVAKDNAQGLKSKRKDDKDVVKMFADQGYKTFVGDSTRDAFRAYKPKKGEKVFAALTYSHLPYEVERRNSKLTENKLPSLVELTEKAIQTLDAQQKPFFLMVEGGRIDHAAHAHDPASTILDTIAMDEAVAAAYEFYKKHPEETLIVTAADHETGGVGLGISMDSKGYFLNLKCLEKVRVSAEDNLNKYYNKLAKKESDLKKRHAAFIAYVEKQWGLTDRTASEDKILAKAMDAQDKNQSLPKGEKELYGYSYTPTMVAVTDLLSQRARVSWTSFVHTGTFIPATSIGVGAERFTGFIDNTDIPNRMAEVMEVKLSGIKHVDSKALLGDTFGPQTKYSKIPYNK